A region of the Echeneis naucrates chromosome 22, fEcheNa1.1, whole genome shotgun sequence genome:
AGGAGTCCTAGtattacaaatgaaatacaatttaCATCATGCCAAGGCTCTTGGTCAAGACGCTCCACCAAGCCATTCACTTCTAGTCCTGCTGCTTTATGGCAATTGCAGTTGTACGGTGTGTGGAAAAAAGAACAGCTACATTAAATAATATTGCAGTTTCATACACATATGTGATATAGAGCTTAAAAATTGACCACAGTTGTATCAGAACTTCTCTGACACAAGAAAACTATTTCAACAATCTTCCCAGAATTAATACTCAGCTCTTCCATCATGTAATGAAATTATAAACATGCACCTTCTGTGTTGGTTTCATTTGCACATGAAGTCTGATGTAGTGgtctttcattttcatgccTTGAGCAGAACCACTTACTCCTGCTGACCCACTCTGGGAGCCAGTGAGACTTTGCCTCAGGTGAGAGGTCTGATGTCAAACTGTCCAAAAGCAACAATCTTGACTGTCATCACAGCCTGTGCCTGAAGGTGACCACTGTTGGAGATATGAAATTTTCCAAACCAAGAACCAGGAATGTGAGTGTCTGATAGACTTGCCTGCCAGCTctaacatttttgacatttaaaaaaaccatTAAAAGTTCTGTGGAGTCTGGTTAACAGTTTTTCCTGCAGGTCACAAAATGACTGGCACATTTACAATCTTACAAATTGAAAGCTCTTATGGGAGAGATTAAGTTTAATTATGATTTTTTAAATGCAATGGAAAGCTTAATGGaagctttgtgttttatatttttctctctctcgttttTTAATACCATCCTAACACTTTTATTAACCAGGTAGGAGAGACCTGATAATGGCTGAATGCGAAAAAGGTCAAGCTGTTtggttaaataataaaaaaaggaacttGGAACTTCCACTTCTTTTAATTTCCTGGTTTTACATTTCCGTCAATCTCACCTGGGCTTGGATTATTTAGCTTGATTATTTTTTGTTCCTGTTAGCCTGACTGTAGCATATTCATTTGCCTCAGCTCACAGCAacatgctgctctgtgtttttctgctgttcGTCTTCTGTGAGAGCTCAGGTAAAGAGATGTCTGTtctttaatgcaaaaaaaaaaaaaaaaaagccagagcaTAGGTGTCAAATTTTGTAGTACtccttgttgtttttacagtttcactCCAGACTACAGCATCGTCAGTTTACATTGTCCCCATCACAATGGGAGCTACAATGAAAggtaatcaaataaaaatgtttgagtTAAATGATTTTTGGAAATTTTGACATCATGATTTCTTCACCTGGTTTTTCAGTGCCCTGTCAAATTTACTTGTGGGggattgtgtatgtgttttgttttggagtttTTATGTTCTTCCTTTTCTTAATCGTTGTTTGACGTTCTTACATACTGAGTTCAGCAATTTAACATGTATCAATTATCACTGAAGATGAAATAGAGATAAGAATGTAATATGTTTTGCAGATACTACTAGTAGTCACAAAAAAGAAGTCAGGAAACTgaaattttgatattttgatgaTGGTGCTACTGAAATTTAAGGCATcaacaaatgtataaaaagcCATAAAGTGGGCAGCCTCATGATTAGAGCCATATTTCATGGCAATCCATCCAATAGTTTTCAAGAGACTGTTAACCTCATGGTGCCATGAAGGAAAAGTGAGGCCCTGAATAAAGGTCTTCATTTTATATGGAAACTTGAATGTTTGTTCTACATTTTATGCCAATTCGTTCAGAAGAcgttgaaatatttcactgggTAAAAGAAAAATTGCACTGGTGTGGCAAAGTCAGAAGATAACCAGAGTAATTCAAATTCTTCCTCTGGGCACTGTGCAAGTCCGTCCCACATTTTACCACAATCCATCCCAAAGATATTTCTGCTGAGATTTTTCTGTCTGAGCCAAACTGGTCGGTCAACAGACcaacaaacagacatttccatCCCTGGAGCCACATTCGTAACGTAGCTAAAAGTCTGCAGTAccaaaatgttatttctgttgctgttttatcTCTACTTCCTCCATCTATTGTTTaccaccctgtgtgtgtgcccatctcccccctcctctttcccaGAAATGCATTCTCCTCTGCAGGCGGTGGCCATGCCAGACTACCCTGTTGCAGCAGGTCAAACTGTCCAGCTACACTGCAGTGCCTTCCAAATACTGACATTTGCTAACTGGTCTTGGCAACACCTAGAAAATCGAGTCTGGCACCAGGTGGGCAGTGAGAGGGACCTGATCCTGACTGAGCCAGAGCAGAGTGGCTTGTACCGCTGCTGGGCTAAGACCTTGAATTCTGAGCTTGTGAGCCATAACCTCACTGTCTACATCATCGATATGCCACCAACAGGTTGGTGGTCCCATTtgattttctgcatttctgtaaGTCATCAAAGATGTGTACCCCACATTATGAATGATACTGATGAGTGGCATTTGATCTTTCATTGGTCGTGACATTTAAGGTAAAAAGTGTCTGACACTATTTGTTTGTAAATAATTAGCTTGTAGTTGGGGAAACCACAGTTATCACCAGACTGCAGTTGTCAACAGACAAGCAGAAAAGCAGAGGTTTATTGTGTATAATTTTGTGTCAATGGACAATAACTTTAAATGATACAGCTATTACAGAGTTGCATCAGGCTTGAAACACCACTCCGTATAATTACTAATGACATTTTGTAACTGCGAGGTGTGTAAATggcatttttttgtgattgtgatttGTGATTCTGTGATTGTGAAAAAAAGTCCAACAGGATGTAAAGCAGGCAGATTCAAAGAGTCAGTCATCAGTAAGTTGGTGTTGCGCCTGAGATTTTGTTCAATGGAAAATTTTACAGTTTACCTTGTCAGTGCCCACTACTGGGAAAACTCTAGCACTGAAACGCCTAAAGCGTCTACTGAAGTTTCTTAATATTTTTCCACAAGCGaacacacagataaatacaTCTAAAATACTGTACATCGGACATCTAAAAGAGGTGTTTCTCATCAAGCACAAATATAAAATtcctttttgttcattcatttactctGACACACAACTAAAGCCTTTCTTCTGCAATTCTGTTCCATCGGCCATGTTTTCTCAACTGAAAATAGCGGGCGAGAAATTAGGAATAGCTGCTGTTGTCCTTTCTCTC
Encoded here:
- the LOC115036327 gene encoding uncharacterized protein LOC115036327 isoform X3; translation: MLLCVFLLFVFCESSVSLQTTASSVYIVPITMGATMKEMHSPLQAVAMPDYPVAAGQTVQLHCSAFQILTFANWSWQHLENRVWHQVGSERDLILTEPEQSGLYRCWAKTLNSELVSHNLTVYIIDMPPTDMVAHLLPSRLHLKIFKDLKRHQRAVFHRLKGMEMCT
- the LOC115036327 gene encoding uncharacterized protein LOC115036327 isoform X1, whose product is MLLCVFLLFVFCESSVSLQTTASSVYIVPITMGATMKEMHSPLQAVAMPDYPVAAGQTVQLHCSAFQILTFANWSWQHLENRVWHQVGSERDLILTEPEQSGLYRCWAKTLNSELVSHNLTVYIIDMPPTAGEKLGIAAVVLSLLALFITLPILVWFVMQRYGGTFTSFKTPPKDIQGLEKTSKGSFPSTERDGNVYMNYTSTNQAYTNLDPIKMTEDNTYSSLS
- the LOC115036327 gene encoding uncharacterized protein LOC115036327 isoform X2, with product MLLCVFLLFVFCESSEMHSPLQAVAMPDYPVAAGQTVQLHCSAFQILTFANWSWQHLENRVWHQVGSERDLILTEPEQSGLYRCWAKTLNSELVSHNLTVYIIDMPPTAGEKLGIAAVVLSLLALFITLPILVWFVMQRYGGTFTSFKTPPKDIQGLEKTSKGSFPSTERDGNVYMNYTSTNQAYTNLDPIKMTEDNTYSSLS